DNA from Thermococcus argininiproducens:
ATGTCTTTATCATAATTGCAATTGCAAGAATTTTTGCTGAAATATTTGAACGGTTTGGTTATCCTGGGTTTCTTGGGGAGATTTCAGCAGGGTTATTCTTAGGAGTATTCCTCACTTCCATGCCTAGAAATGAGTTAAACCTTCTTGCTGAGTTTGGAATATTTTTCCTCATGATGTATGCAGGTCTTGAGCTCACCCCAGAAGAGGTCCACATTGGAGGAAAAAAGAGCCTTCCAATTTACATTCTTACATACGCTCTAATGACGTTTGTTACTCTCCCTTTCACAAACTACACTCTCTCTCATGAAAATCTTATTGTGGGGGCAATACTCTCCGTTGCATCAGCTCCTATCGTTTTGAGACTTTCCAGATTCTTCGGAGATGATTTCTCTCATATTGCCCTTTCATACGCGGTAATAAGCGAGGTTGGTGCACTTGTGAGTCTCTACATCCTCATCAACTTTGAAGTCTATCATTTGAGTTATTTGGGATTAATAATGGAACTTATAAAAGATGGGCTGTTTTTAGGTGCTCTTTTTGGAATAAACTACTTCCTTAATGTTAAGCATAAGGTCTTGATTATTAAAGGTCTCAGAAACTTGAAGAGCGATGAAGCTGTTTTTGGGTTAGTAATGATTTTATCAACTTCGATAGCCCTTTTGAGTGAGATGATAGGCCTTCACTTTAGCATTGGAGCGTTTGTAGTAGGTCTCTTACTTCACAGTGATTTAATGGGAACTAAGCAATACAAAAGGGTGCATACAATAATTTCAGGAGTAACCTATGGTATCTTTGCCCCTATATTCTTTGCATGGA
Protein-coding regions in this window:
- a CDS encoding cation:proton antiporter; this encodes MEPYGVIGYVFIIIAIARIFAEIFERFGYPGFLGEISAGLFLGVFLTSMPRNELNLLAEFGIFFLMMYAGLELTPEEVHIGGKKSLPIYILTYALMTFVTLPFTNYTLSHENLIVGAILSVASAPIVLRLSRFFGDDFSHIALSYAVISEVGALVSLYILINFEVYHLSYLGLIMELIKDGLFLGALFGINYFLNVKHKVLIIKGLRNLKSDEAVFGLVMILSTSIALLSEMIGLHFSIGAFVVGLLLHSDLMGTKQYKRVHTIISGVTYGIFAPIFFAWRGINFETEFSVEVIYFFVLVYVIRVLLTMGFTWNADIRKTIARASGIASFGVLGLLVGELGYEYGVLSEHLYALASLASILGMFLSTTIGKATSEIKSQDDFSVGRV